In Flavobacterium gelatinilyticum, a genomic segment contains:
- a CDS encoding OmpA family protein: MKLYRVLFLFIIYNSAAQHKPIETIYFDFDKYNLTTAQTKVVNRFIKTIDTSKVESIQIYGYCDDRGTDDYNIRLSHDRVNTIQALLISSGFNQNKIVILEGKGRVVVKADTVENLYETRLRNRRVDLIVVKRNSFGKDVHTSFKDKIKVGDKICVETILFDLGSARLTPASKKELDKIALTLQKHKNIRFEIRGHVCCTPEIYSDGIDKDTRDRKLSWNRAKSVFNYLSSKKVSKNRMRYQGCGNKFPLKRGDKFDRRVEFLITKI, from the coding sequence ATGAAACTTTACCGGGTCCTATTTTTGTTTATCATTTACAATTCAGCGGCACAGCATAAACCTATCGAAACCATTTATTTTGATTTCGACAAGTATAATCTTACCACAGCACAAACCAAGGTTGTAAACCGATTTATAAAAACAATAGACACTTCAAAAGTTGAATCGATACAGATTTACGGCTACTGCGACGATCGCGGAACCGATGATTATAATATCCGGTTGTCTCATGACCGGGTAAATACTATTCAGGCACTGCTTATTTCGTCCGGATTTAATCAAAACAAAATTGTTATTCTGGAAGGAAAGGGGCGTGTCGTAGTAAAAGCCGATACAGTCGAGAATTTATACGAAACCCGATTACGTAACAGACGGGTAGACCTCATTGTTGTTAAGCGAAATAGTTTTGGTAAAGATGTTCATACCTCATTTAAGGATAAAATAAAAGTGGGTGACAAGATTTGTGTTGAAACAATCTTGTTTGATCTTGGAAGTGCAAGGCTTACGCCAGCCTCAAAAAAGGAACTGGATAAAATTGCACTCACACTTCAAAAACATAAAAATATTCGATTCGAAATTCGCGGACATGTTTGCTGTACTCCGGAAATCTATAGCGACGGAATTGATAAAGATACCAGAGACAGAAAACTTTCTTGGAATCGGGCAAAGAGCGTTTTTAACTATTTGAGCTCTAAGAAGGTTTCAAAAAACCGAATGCGCTATCAGGGATGCGGTAATAAATTTCCGCTAAAAAGAGGCGATAAATTTGATCGGCGCGTTGAATTTTTGATTACTAAAATCTGA
- a CDS encoding lysophospholipid acyltransferase family protein, giving the protein MQKIISYPVSVIYYLCFGLCLVIFHPIQWICLNLFGYQAHKKSVDYLNFCLLKCTNLAGTTYTVKGVDTIPKGAPIIFVANHQSMYDIVAMIWYFRRFHCKFVSKKELGSGIPSVSYNLKHGGSVLIDRKDPKQAIPVIKGLSEYIEKNTRSAVIFPEGTRSKTGVPKEFAQSGLKILCKYAPSAYVVPVSINNSWKMVRYGMFPVGLGNHLTFTAHKALAVKEYKFEELMEITEKTVKEGINEYK; this is encoded by the coding sequence ATGCAAAAGATAATTTCATATCCAGTCTCCGTAATTTATTATTTATGTTTTGGATTGTGTCTGGTAATTTTTCACCCGATACAATGGATCTGCCTTAATCTTTTTGGTTATCAGGCGCACAAGAAAAGTGTAGACTATTTAAATTTCTGCCTTTTAAAATGCACCAATCTTGCCGGAACTACGTATACTGTAAAAGGAGTAGACACAATTCCGAAAGGTGCTCCTATTATTTTTGTGGCCAATCATCAAAGCATGTACGATATCGTGGCAATGATTTGGTACTTTAGACGTTTTCATTGTAAATTTGTAAGTAAGAAAGAGTTAGGCAGCGGAATCCCGAGTGTTTCATATAATTTAAAACATGGCGGATCAGTGCTTATTGACCGTAAAGACCCTAAACAAGCGATTCCGGTAATCAAAGGCTTGTCTGAATATATAGAAAAAAACACCAGATCTGCTGTAATTTTCCCTGAAGGAACCCGCAGTAAAACCGGCGTACCCAAAGAATTTGCCCAAAGCGGTTTAAAAATCTTATGTAAATATGCGCCTTCTGCATATGTTGTACCTGTAAGTATCAACAATTCATGGAAAATGGTCAGATACGGAATGTTTCCGGTTGGTTTAGGAAATCATCTTACTTTTACCGCTCATAAAGCTTTGGCCGTAAAAGAGTATAAGTTTGAGGAATTGATGGAGATTACTGAAAAAACAGTAAAGGAAGGAATAAACGAGTATAAATAG
- a CDS encoding S41 family peptidase translates to MNRYFRKKFIIPTVAAGFLFIGTSFKEDFFEIAKQIEIFTTLFKAVNTNYVDETNPGDLMDKAIKSMLGSLDPYTVYFNEQDVVNFKINNTGEYTGIGAMIARKKDRLIVREPYKNYPADKAGLKAGDEIIQIGDVLIADFKDDASQLLKGTKNTKIAIKYLRQGKTFTTELVLDEVDIKSVPFFGKIDDKTGYIVLAHFSRKASAEVKDALEKLKADGASQIVLDLRGNPGGLLNEAIDICNLFVPKNEVIVTTKSRIEKHNNTYKTTKEPIDTQIPLAILVNGRSASASEIVSGALQDLDRAVVLGSRSFGKGLVQRSVDLTYGTQLKVTISRYYTPSGRCIQALDYAHKDKNGAAVKTDAKNYNAFKTRKGRTVYDGGGVLPDIELEEAKMSPITTALLKNDGIFDYATTYYYKNPNLGDKIPVLTDADYTAFKQYLKTNKISFDTETEIALKNTLAAAKNEKIDETIAPEYQQLLAALEKSESTLLDKNQKEIKGLIQEELIKRYQYQEGLYQFYIKNNSEIKRAVNVLNNQTEYKTILKM, encoded by the coding sequence ATGAATCGTTATTTCAGAAAGAAATTCATTATACCAACAGTTGCTGCAGGTTTTTTGTTTATTGGAACGAGTTTCAAAGAAGATTTCTTTGAGATTGCCAAACAAATCGAAATCTTCACAACCTTATTCAAAGCCGTAAATACGAATTATGTAGACGAAACCAATCCGGGCGATTTAATGGACAAAGCTATTAAAAGCATGCTGGGAAGTTTAGATCCGTATACGGTTTACTTTAATGAGCAGGATGTGGTGAATTTCAAAATCAACAATACGGGAGAATATACCGGAATTGGCGCTATGATCGCCCGTAAAAAAGATCGTCTGATTGTTCGTGAACCCTATAAAAATTATCCGGCTGATAAAGCAGGTTTAAAAGCAGGAGACGAAATTATCCAGATTGGTGATGTTCTGATTGCCGATTTTAAAGACGATGCATCGCAATTATTAAAGGGAACTAAAAACACCAAGATTGCCATAAAATACCTTCGTCAGGGAAAAACCTTTACAACCGAATTGGTTTTGGATGAGGTTGATATCAAATCGGTTCCGTTCTTCGGAAAAATTGATGACAAAACCGGTTACATCGTATTGGCGCATTTTAGCAGAAAAGCTTCGGCTGAGGTAAAAGACGCACTTGAAAAACTAAAAGCTGATGGTGCATCGCAGATTGTTCTGGATTTAAGAGGAAATCCGGGCGGTTTGTTAAATGAAGCAATCGACATTTGTAATTTATTTGTTCCGAAGAATGAAGTTATTGTTACAACCAAATCGAGAATTGAAAAACATAACAATACATATAAAACAACCAAAGAACCAATTGACACCCAGATTCCGCTTGCTATTTTGGTAAACGGAAGGAGTGCTTCTGCATCTGAGATTGTATCCGGTGCTCTTCAGGATCTGGATCGCGCCGTAGTTTTAGGAAGCCGCAGTTTTGGTAAAGGTTTGGTACAGCGTTCCGTAGACCTTACTTACGGCACACAGCTTAAAGTAACCATTTCACGTTATTACACGCCTTCTGGCCGATGCATTCAGGCATTGGACTACGCGCATAAAGATAAAAATGGTGCGGCAGTCAAAACTGATGCTAAAAATTACAACGCTTTTAAAACCCGAAAAGGAAGAACGGTTTATGACGGAGGAGGAGTGCTGCCGGATATTGAACTGGAAGAAGCCAAAATGAGCCCAATTACAACGGCACTTCTTAAAAACGACGGAATCTTTGATTACGCCACAACATATTATTATAAAAACCCAAATTTAGGCGATAAAATCCCGGTTTTGACAGATGCTGATTATACGGCCTTCAAACAATATCTCAAAACAAACAAAATCAGTTTTGACACCGAAACAGAAATTGCCCTTAAAAATACTTTGGCTGCAGCCAAAAATGAAAAGATTGACGAAACTATTGCTCCGGAATACCAACAATTATTAGCCGCATTAGAAAAGAGTGAAAGCACATTATTAGACAAAAACCAGAAAGAGATTAAAGGTCTTATTCAGGAAGAATTGATAAAAAGATACCAATACCAGGAAGGATTGTATCAGTTTTATATTAAAAACAATTCAGAAATTAAAAGAGCAGTAAACGTATTAAATAATCAAACTGAATATAAAACGATTTTAAAAATGTAG
- a CDS encoding FeoB-associated Cys-rich membrane protein — MIQEIIAFAILGFAVAFLIKKFFWKSKKKKDCGDGNCGCG, encoded by the coding sequence ATGATTCAGGAAATTATAGCTTTTGCCATACTAGGATTTGCGGTAGCTTTTTTGATCAAGAAATTCTTCTGGAAATCTAAAAAGAAAAAAGACTGTGGCGACGGGAATTGCGGTTGCGGCTGA
- a CDS encoding acyl-ACP desaturase translates to MSIKNIRLEVMQFLEKNVDSFVEQYLIPVETIWQPTDFLPNSQGENFFEEVKELREIAKELPYDFWVTLVGDTITEEALPTYESWLMDVEGVNQVEDGGNGWSKWIRQWTGEENRHGDLLNKYLYLSGRVNMREIEMTTQHLINDGFDIGTGSDPYKNFVYTSFQELATYVSHNRVSQIAKKFGDNKLSKMCKMIAGDEMRHHHAYSEFVTRIFQVDPSEMMLAFQYMMKQKIVMPAHFLRESGQKISTAFEQFSDSAQRIGVYTATDYVEIMQKLINKWEIDKISNLTDEAEKARDYLMKLPARMAKISERIVIPAEGHIFKWVEPARL, encoded by the coding sequence ATGTCTATAAAAAACATTAGATTAGAAGTGATGCAGTTTTTGGAAAAAAACGTGGACAGCTTCGTTGAACAGTATTTAATCCCTGTTGAAACTATTTGGCAGCCTACAGATTTCTTACCGAATTCTCAAGGAGAAAATTTCTTTGAAGAGGTAAAGGAACTGAGAGAAATTGCCAAAGAGTTGCCATACGATTTCTGGGTTACGCTTGTTGGTGATACCATTACCGAAGAAGCGCTGCCTACATACGAATCCTGGTTAATGGATGTTGAAGGAGTAAATCAGGTAGAAGACGGAGGAAATGGCTGGTCTAAATGGATTCGTCAATGGACGGGAGAAGAAAACCGACACGGAGATCTTTTAAATAAATACTTGTATTTGTCTGGTCGTGTAAACATGCGTGAAATCGAAATGACTACACAGCATTTAATCAACGACGGTTTTGATATTGGAACTGGATCTGATCCGTACAAAAACTTTGTATATACCAGTTTTCAGGAATTAGCAACTTATGTTTCGCACAATAGAGTTTCGCAGATTGCAAAGAAATTTGGCGATAACAAGTTGTCTAAAATGTGTAAAATGATTGCAGGCGATGAAATGCGTCATCACCATGCGTACAGCGAATTTGTAACCAGAATTTTTCAGGTTGATCCAAGCGAAATGATGCTTGCTTTTCAGTACATGATGAAACAGAAGATTGTCATGCCTGCTCATTTCCTTAGAGAATCCGGTCAGAAAATAAGCACTGCTTTTGAACAGTTTTCTGATTCTGCACAGCGTATTGGAGTTTATACCGCTACCGATTATGTTGAAATTATGCAGAAACTAATTAACAAATGGGAAATTGACAAAATCTCGAATTTAACAGATGAAGCCGAAAAAGCCCGTGATTATTTAATGAAGCTGCCGGCGCGTATGGCTAAAATCTCTGAAAGAATCGTTATTCCTGCCGAAGGACATATCTTTAAATGGGTTGAACCGGCCAGGTTATAA
- a CDS encoding PSP1 domain-containing protein, translated as MACTSCSTSDGGAPKGCKNNGTCGTDSCNKLTVFDWLSNMSPSNGEAIFDCVEVRFKNGRKEFFRNSEKLTLSIGDIVATVASPGHDIGIVTLTGELVKIQMKKKGVNYESNEVPKIYRKASQKDIDIWSVARDREEPMKVRARELAIQHKLEMKISDIEFQGDGSKATFYYTANDRVDFRMLIKDFAKEFSTRVEMKQVGFRQEAARLGGVGSCGRELCCSTWLTDFRSVNTSAARYQQLSLNPQKLAGQCGKLKCCLNYELDTYMDALKDFPDYDTKLITEKGDAVCQKQDIFKGLMWFAYTNNFANWHVLKIDQVKEIIAENKQKNKVSSLEDFAVEVTSEPEKDFNNAMGQESLTRFDQPKRKKKPNRKRKQNAEGVGVTAPAKPQQEKNHNNNPKPAGNNNPNQNPNKQNKPNPNKQNHHKNKHNSNKSNNPNKQNSNDNKSAEPRKPITNNKNENKK; from the coding sequence ATGGCATGTACAAGTTGTTCAACCTCAGATGGCGGCGCACCAAAAGGTTGTAAAAATAATGGGACTTGCGGCACCGATAGCTGCAATAAATTAACGGTTTTTGACTGGCTCTCAAACATGAGCCCGTCTAATGGAGAGGCAATTTTTGATTGTGTTGAAGTTCGTTTTAAAAACGGGCGCAAGGAATTTTTTAGAAATTCAGAAAAATTAACTTTAAGTATTGGTGATATTGTGGCAACTGTTGCTTCACCAGGACATGATATTGGAATTGTTACGCTTACAGGCGAATTGGTAAAGATTCAAATGAAGAAAAAAGGTGTAAATTACGAAAGTAACGAGGTTCCAAAAATTTATAGAAAAGCATCTCAAAAAGATATCGATATCTGGTCTGTAGCTCGTGATCGTGAAGAACCAATGAAAGTTCGGGCACGAGAACTGGCCATTCAGCACAAACTGGAAATGAAAATTTCGGATATTGAATTTCAGGGTGACGGATCAAAAGCGACTTTTTATTACACAGCAAACGATCGTGTCGATTTTAGAATGCTGATTAAAGATTTTGCCAAAGAATTCAGTACGAGAGTCGAAATGAAACAAGTGGGTTTCCGTCAGGAAGCGGCTCGTTTGGGCGGAGTAGGTTCATGCGGACGCGAACTCTGCTGCTCTACTTGGTTAACTGATTTTAGAAGTGTCAACACCTCGGCAGCACGTTACCAGCAGTTATCACTAAATCCGCAGAAATTAGCCGGACAATGCGGTAAACTAAAATGCTGTCTGAATTATGAGTTAGACACTTACATGGATGCATTGAAAGATTTTCCGGATTACGACACGAAACTGATTACCGAAAAGGGAGATGCTGTCTGCCAGAAACAGGATATTTTTAAAGGATTAATGTGGTTTGCCTACACCAATAACTTTGCAAACTGGCATGTTTTAAAAATTGATCAGGTAAAAGAGATCATTGCTGAGAACAAACAGAAAAACAAAGTTTCGTCATTAGAAGATTTTGCTGTAGAAGTAACTTCAGAACCAGAAAAGGACTTTAACAATGCAATGGGTCAGGAAAGTTTAACCCGTTTCGATCAGCCGAAAAGAAAGAAAAAGCCAAACCGAAAACGCAAGCAAAATGCCGAAGGCGTTGGGGTTACGGCTCCGGCAAAACCGCAGCAGGAAAAAAATCACAATAATAATCCAAAGCCTGCAGGGAATAACAATCCGAACCAGAATCCTAATAAACAGAATAAGCCAAACCCAAATAAACAAAACCATCATAAGAATAAGCACAATTCGAATAAATCAAACAATCCGAATAAACAGAATTCGAATGATAACAAATCGGCTGAGCCTAGAAAACCTATAACGAATAATAAAAATGAGAATAAAAAATAG
- the rnpA gene encoding ribonuclease P protein component — protein MNFTYPKNERLKSRTTIGLLFSEGKSVSKYPLRLVYRQAEENSEEQTKIGVSVSKKYFKKAVDRNYFKRVLRETYRLNKHLLLDNLDQPYSIMLFYQSKDRLSFEEINTKTIQLFEKFRMQIDKIENTEKKIEP, from the coding sequence ATGAACTTCACATATCCTAAAAATGAACGCTTAAAGAGCAGAACGACGATTGGATTATTGTTTTCCGAAGGAAAATCAGTTTCTAAATATCCGCTTCGTTTGGTTTATCGTCAGGCGGAAGAAAATTCAGAAGAGCAGACTAAAATTGGTGTGTCGGTTTCCAAAAAATACTTCAAGAAAGCCGTTGACCGAAATTACTTCAAAAGAGTTTTAAGAGAAACATATCGTTTGAACAAACATCTTCTTTTAGATAATCTGGATCAGCCGTATTCGATTATGCTTTTTTATCAAAGTAAAGACAGATTATCATTTGAAGAAATCAATACAAAAACCATTCAGTTATTTGAGAAATTCAGGATGCAGATCGATAAAATTGAGAATACTGAAAAGAAAATTGAGCCTTAA
- a CDS encoding DUF4349 domain-containing protein, with protein sequence MKPVFFISFVLLILFGCNKAESLNEATVDQVKFVAPNLSGDSESDANFNISQKIIKEATLRFETDDLEKSFTQIQKAVSDNKGNILNDSEGKDYGSVYRNIKVKVPSQNFDNFINAVSKGVSYFERKDISAVDVTEQYIDLNSRLKTKKKLEERYLQILQKAVKISEILEIEKQLSAIREEIEAKEGQLKYLQSRVSESTITIEFYKTIAEKEGIKISYGSKIWTAVKSGFFSLSDFLISLISIWPFIIIICVLAYFIRKRFKRKKQQS encoded by the coding sequence ATGAAACCTGTTTTCTTTATATCTTTTGTCCTTTTAATTCTTTTTGGTTGCAACAAAGCTGAATCTTTAAATGAAGCTACTGTTGATCAGGTAAAATTTGTTGCTCCAAACTTATCTGGAGACAGTGAATCTGATGCTAACTTTAATATTTCTCAAAAAATCATCAAAGAAGCTACATTAAGATTTGAAACTGATGATCTTGAAAAAAGTTTCACACAAATCCAAAAAGCAGTTTCAGACAACAAAGGAAATATACTAAACGATTCTGAAGGAAAAGATTACGGAAGTGTTTACAGAAATATTAAAGTAAAAGTTCCTAGTCAGAATTTTGATAATTTTATAAATGCCGTTTCAAAAGGTGTTTCGTACTTTGAACGCAAAGATATATCCGCAGTAGATGTTACAGAACAATATATCGATCTAAACTCCAGATTAAAAACAAAGAAAAAACTTGAAGAACGTTACCTTCAGATTTTACAGAAAGCAGTTAAAATAAGTGAGATTTTAGAAATTGAAAAACAGCTTTCGGCCATTCGTGAAGAAATTGAAGCCAAAGAAGGCCAGCTGAAATATCTGCAAAGCCGTGTTTCTGAAAGCACTATTACAATTGAATTTTATAAAACCATTGCCGAAAAAGAAGGCATTAAAATATCATACGGATCAAAAATCTGGACAGCCGTGAAATCCGGATTCTTCAGTTTATCTGATTTCTTAATTTCCCTCATCAGTATCTGGCCGTTTATCATTATCATTTGTGTACTAGCCTATTTTATTAGAAAAAGATTTAAAAGAAAAAAACAACAATCATGA
- a CDS encoding HD domain-containing protein, whose amino-acid sequence MNNTTLILKTIAFVKEKLNDAEGGHDWFHIERVYKNALLIAKDTECDITIVKLGALLHDIADSKFHNGDETIGPKTARLFLESENVSEDIIQHVVNIIENISYKGGNFEKKFSSVELDIVQDADRLDAIGAIGIARAFNYGGFKNRSLHNPEIAPVTNMTKEEYKKNDAPTINHFYEKLLLLKDKMNTEKGKQIAEERHLFMQTFLAQFYAEWDGLK is encoded by the coding sequence ATGAATAATACCACCTTAATACTTAAAACCATTGCTTTTGTAAAAGAAAAATTAAATGATGCCGAAGGCGGTCATGACTGGTTTCATATCGAACGTGTTTATAAAAATGCGCTTTTAATTGCAAAAGATACAGAATGCGACATTACGATTGTAAAGCTTGGTGCTCTGCTTCATGATATTGCCGACAGCAAATTCCATAATGGTGATGAAACTATCGGACCAAAGACGGCACGTTTGTTTTTAGAGTCGGAAAATGTTTCTGAGGACATTATCCAGCATGTAGTCAATATCATTGAAAACATCTCTTATAAAGGCGGAAATTTCGAAAAGAAGTTTTCTTCTGTCGAACTGGATATTGTTCAGGATGCCGATCGTCTGGATGCCATTGGAGCTATAGGGATTGCAAGAGCCTTTAATTATGGCGGATTTAAAAATAGATCTCTCCACAACCCCGAGATTGCCCCTGTAACAAATATGACTAAAGAGGAGTATAAAAAGAATGATGCTCCTACTATTAATCATTTCTATGAAAAGCTTTTACTTTTAAAAGACAAAATGAATACTGAAAAAGGAAAACAAATTGCAGAAGAAAGGCATCTTTTTATGCAAACGTTCCTTGCTCAGTTCTATGCAGAATGGGACGGGCTTAAATAG